Proteins from a genomic interval of Phenylobacterium sp. LH3H17:
- a CDS encoding MFS transporter gives MAISADSRRLSLPVVMAFASTALPIAAIGLVMGVYLPRFFAGQIGLSLAAVGGAFTIVRLLDMALDPLLGMAMDRTRSRLGRYRPWLILGAPIVMLAVYMLFMAQPGITELYLIGWLLVLYIGISILTLAQAAWAASLATDYHDRSRVYGVIQAVGVIGAILILLLPLAMGPKAAGASGVHAMGWFCIIALPLSLALCTLITPERVNPETARDRVTLADYWALVKRPEMARLIFADLFMALGPGTTAALYLFFFHDARGYSAQQTGVLLVFFITAGLLGAAFWGWLAQKIGKHRALIASALAYAVTQSALMLIPPATMALAIPGMMSVGFVSSAFILIVRAMVADVADEVRLETGKERVGLLYALVTTTQKIGTAITVGISFTVLDLVGYNAAEGAVNTPEAIRGLELCYVFAPVIFVFFGGAAFVGWKLDAKRHAEVRRQLDERDALYDEAPIIESLTNNPATVVPGGRGD, from the coding sequence ATGGCAATTTCCGCCGACAGCCGCCGGCTGTCCCTACCCGTGGTCATGGCATTCGCCTCGACCGCCCTCCCGATCGCCGCCATCGGCCTGGTGATGGGAGTCTACCTGCCCCGCTTCTTCGCCGGCCAGATCGGCCTGTCCCTGGCCGCGGTGGGCGGCGCGTTCACCATCGTGCGGCTGCTGGACATGGCCCTGGACCCCCTGCTCGGCATGGCCATGGACCGAACCCGCTCGCGACTTGGCCGCTACCGACCCTGGCTCATCCTGGGCGCGCCCATCGTCATGCTGGCCGTCTACATGCTGTTCATGGCCCAGCCGGGCATCACCGAGCTCTATCTGATCGGCTGGCTGCTGGTGCTCTATATCGGCATCTCGATCCTGACCCTGGCGCAGGCGGCCTGGGCCGCATCGCTGGCCACCGACTATCACGACCGCTCCCGGGTCTATGGGGTGATCCAGGCCGTGGGCGTCATCGGCGCCATTCTCATCCTGTTGCTGCCGCTGGCCATGGGCCCGAAGGCGGCGGGCGCGAGCGGCGTCCACGCCATGGGCTGGTTCTGCATCATCGCCCTGCCGCTCAGCCTGGCCCTCTGCACGCTGATCACGCCCGAGAGGGTCAATCCCGAGACCGCCAGGGACCGGGTGACGCTGGCCGACTACTGGGCGCTGGTGAAGCGCCCGGAGATGGCGCGGCTGATCTTCGCCGACCTGTTCATGGCCCTTGGGCCGGGCACCACCGCGGCGCTCTATCTGTTCTTCTTCCACGATGCGCGGGGTTACAGCGCCCAACAGACTGGCGTCCTGCTGGTGTTCTTCATCACCGCGGGCCTGCTCGGCGCAGCCTTCTGGGGTTGGCTGGCGCAAAAGATCGGCAAGCACAGGGCGCTGATCGCCTCCGCCTTGGCCTACGCCGTCACCCAGTCGGCCCTGATGCTGATCCCGCCGGCCACCATGGCGCTGGCCATACCCGGAATGATGTCGGTGGGCTTCGTCTCCTCGGCCTTCATCCTGATCGTGCGGGCCATGGTCGCCGACGTGGCCGACGAGGTCCGGCTGGAAACCGGCAAGGAGCGGGTCGGCCTGCTCTACGCGCTGGTCACCACCACCCAGAAGATCGGCACGGCGATCACGGTGGGCATCAGCTTCACGGTCCTCGATCTGGTCGGCTACAACGCCGCCGAGGGCGCGGTGAACACGCCCGAGGCCATTCGAGGCCTTGAGCTCTGCTACGTCTTTGCGCCGGTGATCTTCGTCTTCTTCGGCGGGGCCGCCTTCGTCGGCTGGAAGCTGGACGCCAAGCGCCACGCCGAGGTTCGCCGCCAGCTCGACGAACGCGACGCCCTCTATGACGAGGCGCCCATCATCGAGAGCCTGACGAACAACCCGGCGACGGTCGTTCCGGGTGGCCGCGGCGATTAG
- a CDS encoding MFS transporter — protein MTQASKARTGLLPLSTALAFAATSLPISAVAIAVSVYLPRHYASHLGVDLALVGAAFFIVRMIDIPIDGLLGWTMDKTRTAWGRYRVWTILGVPVLMAGIYFLFMPPEGVGRGYLIFWLLVMYLGNSILTLSHVAWAATLAPHYNDRSRLFGIMTAIGVLGAASVLAIPIINEAIGASDAGNISTMGWFIFLLTPIAAALVVWRTPEKIAPEIEGHSFRLRDYGALIVRPSFARILLADLCLSLGPGWMSALYLFFFTDSRGFTTGQASILLAVYILAGFVGAPLMGRLATMVSKHCATMVATTGYSLTLVSLMAIPQGNMAIGMIPMFVAGFFAAGFNVLTRAMTADVADEVRLEQGKERAGLLYAMTVMTTKIAGAFSIGLTFFVLDKVGYIAKEGAVNTPVAIHNLELAYLIGPVVFVMLGGACMIGYKLGAVRHADIRRQLDERDALYDEAPIIESVTGEAATVTPAGRT, from the coding sequence TTGACCCAGGCCTCCAAGGCACGAACCGGCCTCCTACCGCTGTCCACCGCCCTGGCCTTCGCGGCCACGAGCCTGCCGATTTCGGCCGTGGCCATCGCGGTCTCGGTCTATCTCCCCCGTCACTACGCCAGCCATCTTGGCGTCGACCTGGCCCTGGTCGGGGCGGCCTTCTTCATCGTGCGGATGATCGACATTCCCATCGATGGCCTGCTGGGCTGGACGATGGACAAGACGCGCACGGCCTGGGGCCGCTACCGGGTCTGGACGATCCTGGGGGTCCCGGTCCTGATGGCCGGCATCTACTTCCTGTTCATGCCGCCCGAGGGGGTCGGCCGCGGCTATCTGATCTTCTGGCTCCTGGTCATGTACCTGGGCAACTCGATCCTGACCCTGTCCCACGTGGCCTGGGCCGCGACGCTCGCCCCGCACTACAACGACCGTTCCCGCCTGTTCGGGATCATGACCGCCATCGGCGTGCTGGGCGCCGCCTCGGTGCTGGCCATCCCGATCATCAACGAAGCCATCGGGGCGTCGGACGCCGGCAACATCTCGACCATGGGCTGGTTCATCTTCCTGCTGACCCCCATCGCCGCGGCCCTGGTGGTCTGGCGCACGCCCGAGAAGATCGCCCCTGAGATCGAGGGCCACTCGTTCCGGCTTCGGGACTACGGCGCCCTGATCGTGCGGCCGTCCTTCGCGCGGATCCTGCTGGCCGACCTCTGCCTGTCGCTCGGTCCCGGCTGGATGAGCGCGCTCTACCTGTTCTTCTTCACCGACAGCCGCGGCTTCACCACCGGCCAGGCCAGCATCCTGCTGGCAGTCTACATCCTGGCGGGCTTCGTCGGCGCGCCGCTGATGGGCCGGCTGGCCACTATGGTCTCCAAGCACTGCGCGACCATGGTCGCCACCACCGGCTACTCGCTGACCCTGGTCTCCCTGATGGCCATCCCGCAGGGCAACATGGCCATCGGCATGATCCCGATGTTCGTCGCGGGTTTCTTCGCCGCCGGCTTCAACGTCCTGACCCGCGCCATGACCGCCGACGTGGCGGACGAGGTTCGGCTGGAACAGGGCAAGGAGCGGGCGGGCCTGCTCTACGCCATGACCGTCATGACCACGAAGATCGCCGGCGCCTTCTCGATCGGCCTGACCTTCTTCGTGCTCGACAAGGTGGGCTACATCGCCAAGGAGGGCGCGGTGAACACGCCCGTGGCGATCCACAACCTGGAACTCGCCTACCTGATCGGTCCGGTGGTCTTCGTCATGCTCGGAGGCGCCTGCATGATCGGCTACAAGCTGGGCGCCGTGCGTCATGCCGACATCCGCCGCCAGCTCGACGAACGTGACGCCCTCTATGACGAGGCCCCGATCATCGAGAGCGTCACCGGCGAGGCCGCCACCGTGACTCCCGCTGGACGAACCTGA
- a CDS encoding SDR family NAD(P)-dependent oxidoreductase, translated as MADIRFDGKVAIVTGAGGGLGRQHALELARRGAKVVVNDLGGSMDGSGGSSAAADAVVAEIKAFGGEAISNGSSVTDDAGVALMVKQAMDAWGRIDILIANAGILRDKSFAKMEIADFELVLNVHLMGTVKPTKAVWEIMREQNYGRIVVTTSSSGMYGNFGQANYGAAKLGIIGFMNTIKLEGQKNNIHINAISPVAATRMTENLMPPAVLEKLKPEYVTPGVVYLASEEAPTGAILTAGAGAFAMTRLYETEGVYLGEGGLSVEEVRDNWAKISDPAGQQAYVNGGEQSGKFFRKMQGG; from the coding sequence ATGGCGGACATCCGCTTTGACGGCAAGGTGGCGATCGTCACGGGCGCGGGCGGCGGTCTCGGCCGTCAGCACGCCCTGGAGCTGGCGCGGCGCGGCGCCAAGGTGGTGGTCAACGACCTGGGCGGTTCGATGGACGGCTCGGGCGGCTCCTCGGCCGCGGCCGACGCGGTCGTCGCCGAGATCAAGGCCTTCGGCGGCGAGGCCATCTCCAACGGCTCCTCGGTCACCGACGACGCCGGCGTCGCCCTGATGGTCAAGCAGGCCATGGACGCCTGGGGCCGCATCGACATCCTGATCGCCAACGCCGGCATCCTGCGCGACAAGTCGTTCGCCAAGATGGAGATCGCCGACTTCGAGCTGGTGCTGAACGTCCACCTGATGGGCACCGTGAAGCCGACCAAGGCCGTCTGGGAGATCATGCGCGAGCAGAACTACGGCCGCATCGTGGTGACCACCTCGTCCAGCGGCATGTACGGCAACTTCGGTCAGGCCAACTACGGCGCGGCCAAGCTCGGCATCATCGGCTTCATGAACACCATCAAGCTCGAGGGCCAGAAGAACAACATCCACATCAACGCCATCAGCCCCGTGGCCGCGACCCGGATGACCGAGAACCTGATGCCGCCCGCGGTGCTGGAAAAGCTGAAGCCGGAATATGTCACCCCCGGCGTGGTCTACCTGGCCTCCGAGGAGGCCCCCACGGGCGCCATCCTGACCGCCGGCGCCGGCGCCTTCGCCATGACCCGGCTCTACGAGACCGAGGGCGTCTATCTCGGCGAGGGCGGCCTGTCGGTGGAAGAGGTCCGCGACAACTGGGCCAAGATCTCCGATCCCGCCGGCCAGCAGGCCTATGTCAACGGCGGCGAGCAGAGCGGCAAGTTCTTCCGCAAGATGCAGGGCGGCTAA
- a CDS encoding HlyD family secretion protein: protein MFAFLKSHRIKLTSLLLLVVLGGGGFVYSSQAKAKQEAAAKVAAAKAPKSPYVAIANGKADVEGGIIQVAARRAGIVREVLVQEGDRVVKGQILARQEDDEPRLAAARAAAAVHQARAQISMLNVQLTSAQREHARLQGLVSTNFVAGQRMDQAADKIREAQANLEAQRAAVLTAQAALEEARYNQELTIIRAPADGRIARRYANPGAGASTLNVSNMFDLEPSAPRIVRAEIAESSLAHVSIGQAVQISPESDPKKVFSGQVMRRAAVFGARKLQSDDPSERTDDRVVEVVVSADSAPFLIGQRVLVKFMRPGATTLAAR from the coding sequence ATGTTCGCCTTCCTGAAATCCCACCGCATCAAGCTGACCTCCCTCCTCCTCCTGGTGGTGCTGGGCGGCGGCGGGTTCGTCTATTCCAGCCAGGCCAAGGCCAAGCAGGAGGCGGCCGCCAAGGTCGCCGCGGCCAAGGCGCCCAAGAGCCCCTATGTGGCCATCGCCAACGGCAAGGCCGACGTGGAAGGCGGCATCATCCAGGTCGCCGCCCGCCGCGCCGGCATCGTGCGCGAGGTGCTTGTCCAGGAGGGCGACCGCGTCGTGAAAGGCCAGATACTCGCCCGCCAGGAAGACGACGAACCGCGCCTGGCCGCCGCCCGAGCCGCCGCCGCGGTCCACCAGGCCCGCGCCCAGATCTCCATGCTCAACGTCCAGCTCACCTCCGCCCAGCGTGAGCACGCCCGCCTGCAGGGCCTGGTCTCCACCAACTTCGTGGCCGGCCAGCGCATGGACCAGGCCGCCGACAAGATCCGTGAGGCCCAGGCCAATCTCGAAGCCCAGCGCGCCGCCGTGCTGACCGCCCAGGCCGCGCTGGAAGAGGCGCGCTACAATCAGGAACTGACCATCATCCGCGCCCCGGCCGATGGCCGCATCGCGCGGCGCTACGCCAATCCCGGCGCCGGCGCCTCGACGCTGAACGTCTCCAACATGTTCGACCTGGAGCCCTCGGCCCCGCGCATCGTCCGCGCCGAGATCGCCGAGAGCTCGCTCGCCCACGTTTCCATCGGCCAGGCCGTGCAGATCTCGCCGGAATCCGACCCCAAGAAGGTCTTCTCCGGCCAGGTGATGCGCCGCGCCGCCGTCTTCGGCGCCCGCAAGCTGCAGTCCGACGACCCTAGCGAACGCACCGACGACCGCGTGGTCGAGGTGGTGGTCAGCGCCGATTCGGCGCCCTTCCTGATCGGCCAGCGCGTGCTGGTGAAGTTCATGCGACCGGGCGCGACGACGCTGGCCGCGCGGTAG
- a CDS encoding ABC transporter ATP-binding protein — protein MNAPHSVAIQGTGLVKRFKTGRSHIEVLKSVDFEARHGEMTMVMGPSGSGKSTLVAALSGLLKPDAGQVSAMGEDLWSLRPGKIDKFRLDHCGFIFQGFNLFGALSALQQVTTILKYKGFSPEEARDRAAVALTEVGLGARLNQRPAELSGGEKQRVAIARALAKEPRLLFADEPTSALDGENGQIVIKLLQRAAKEHGAAVICVTHDPRLEAYADRIIHIEDGLILDDRRTDHAPAQAIDRQPELIGA, from the coding sequence ATGAACGCCCCCCACTCCGTCGCCATCCAGGGGACCGGCCTGGTCAAGCGCTTCAAGACCGGCCGGTCCCATATCGAGGTGCTCAAGTCGGTCGACTTCGAGGCCCGCCACGGCGAGATGACCATGGTCATGGGCCCCTCGGGCTCGGGCAAGTCGACCCTGGTCGCCGCCCTCTCCGGCCTGCTGAAGCCCGACGCCGGCCAGGTGAGCGCCATGGGCGAGGACCTCTGGTCCCTGCGTCCCGGCAAGATCGACAAGTTCCGCCTCGACCACTGCGGCTTCATCTTCCAGGGCTTCAACCTGTTCGGGGCGCTCTCGGCCCTGCAGCAGGTGACGACCATCCTGAAGTACAAGGGCTTCTCCCCCGAGGAGGCCCGCGACCGCGCCGCCGTGGCGCTCACCGAGGTGGGCCTGGGCGCACGCCTCAACCAGCGGCCGGCCGAGCTTTCCGGCGGCGAGAAGCAGCGGGTGGCCATCGCCCGGGCGCTCGCCAAGGAGCCGCGCCTGTTGTTCGCCGACGAGCCCACCAGCGCGCTGGACGGCGAGAACGGCCAGATCGTCATCAAGCTTCTGCAGCGGGCGGCGAAAGAGCACGGCGCGGCCGTGATCTGCGTGACCCACGACCCGCGGCTGGAGGCCTATGCCGACCGCATCATCCATATCGAGGACGGCCTGATCCTGGACGACCGGCGTACCGACCACGCGCCCGCCCAAGCCATCGACCGCCAACCCGAGCTCATCGGAGCCTGA
- a CDS encoding ABC transporter permease, which translates to MSLALATLIYEWRRYLAAVIALAFSGLLILAQVGMFTGIVQAATATIDRSRADLMIMPAKSESLINSGPSSLPRRIGPQLYLNPQVAEVASFDGGGGRWINQPSGQQKQITTFVQVNMVDTEVGALTLPVDYPESVRVALMEPNAIAIDRSALGRLGVKLGDSASLNGKTVHVRALLDGYPDINQASVVVSRDTLRRLGMMEKGEKTGPLMVRIKNPAQAELVRDQLNADSKGAYRAWTRAELAQANEGALMKEQIIGIFLGFSVFLGFLIGVGITSQTLRGAILANIKEFASLRALGVSMGSLRLIVLELSFWVGCVGLAATGLFTFLVALLAKNGGLPMGFPLPWVIGVGVLLMTISLASGLMALGILKKSQPADLLR; encoded by the coding sequence ATGTCGCTGGCTCTGGCCACCTTGATATATGAATGGCGCCGTTACCTCGCCGCCGTGATCGCGCTCGCCTTTTCGGGCCTGCTGATCCTGGCCCAGGTGGGGATGTTCACCGGCATCGTGCAGGCCGCGACGGCCACCATCGACCGCTCGCGCGCCGACCTGATGATCATGCCGGCCAAGTCCGAGAGCCTCATCAATTCGGGACCCTCCAGCCTGCCACGCCGTATCGGTCCCCAGCTCTACCTCAACCCCCAGGTGGCGGAGGTCGCCAGCTTCGACGGCGGCGGCGGCCGCTGGATCAACCAGCCCTCCGGCCAGCAGAAGCAGATCACCACCTTCGTGCAGGTGAACATGGTCGACACCGAGGTGGGCGCGCTCACCCTGCCGGTCGACTATCCCGAAAGCGTGCGGGTCGCCCTGATGGAGCCCAACGCCATCGCCATAGACCGTTCGGCGCTCGGCCGCCTGGGCGTGAAGCTGGGCGACTCCGCCTCGCTGAACGGCAAGACGGTGCATGTCCGCGCCCTGCTCGATGGCTATCCCGACATCAACCAGGCCTCGGTGGTGGTCTCCCGCGACACCCTGCGGCGCCTCGGCATGATGGAGAAGGGCGAGAAGACTGGCCCGCTGATGGTCCGCATCAAGAACCCCGCCCAGGCCGAACTTGTCCGCGACCAGCTCAACGCCGACTCCAAGGGCGCCTATCGCGCCTGGACCCGCGCCGAACTCGCTCAGGCCAACGAGGGCGCGCTGATGAAGGAGCAGATCATCGGCATCTTCCTTGGCTTCTCGGTCTTCCTGGGCTTCCTGATCGGCGTCGGCATCACCTCCCAGACCCTGCGCGGGGCGATCCTGGCCAATATCAAGGAATTCGCGTCCCTGCGGGCGCTGGGCGTCTCCATGGGCTCGCTGCGGCTGATCGTGCTGGAGCTGTCGTTCTGGGTCGGCTGCGTCGGCCTGGCCGCCACCGGGCTCTTCACCTTCCTGGTCGCGCTGCTGGCCAAGAACGGCGGCCTGCCCATGGGCTTCCCCCTGCCCTGGGTGATCGGCGTCGGCGTCCTGTTGATGACCATCTCGCTCGCCTCCGGTCTGATGGCCCTGGGCATCCTGAAAAAGAGCCAACCCGCGGACCTGCTGCGATGA
- a CDS encoding S46 family peptidase, translating into MTLPKFGVITGGLRATTGLLACVGLLAATSPALADEGMWTFDRFPTAKVNAAYGLKLDQKWLNRVQAASVRLTSGCSASLVSKSGLVLTNHHCVVACVQDLSSEKTDHVKDGFAAVNQAEERKCPGMQAEILTTITDLTKDVQAATAGKTGQDFVRARDAAMADAEQAGCGSDPLFRCQVVSLYRGGQFKLYKFRKYADVRLVFAPEFAAAFFGGDPDNFNFPRYNLDIGFLRLYQDNRPVVTPQHLTWATRAPKEGEPTFVSGNPGSTERLLTVAQLETLRDLAIPVGQLQRSEIRGRLARFSEEGAEHKRIATDPLFEVENAFKVFFGRQFVLNDRAFMDAKRAQEAELKSKVAADPALAADIGDPWSEIAKAQEAYANNYLRHRQIEGGPIYSNLYDYAETLVRAAQDRGKPTAERLAEYADVRLPLIEKQLLDHKPINPELEELYLGFWLSKTREYLTADDDAVTALLGKESPEGLAARAVKGSMLADPAVRKALWDGGLAAIEASEDPIIQLVLRNDPAARAVRRVWETEVAAPTDRAAERIARARFAAYGDAVYPDATFTLRLSYGKVAGWTRRGVTFPATTNFAGLYERASGAEPYELAPRWIEARDRVNPDTVYNFVTTNDVIGGNSGSPVVSAKGEVLGAAFDGNIHSLGGAYGYDGAINRTVVVATSAATEALSKVYGQTNLVKELTGR; encoded by the coding sequence ATGACCCTACCTAAATTCGGTGTAATCACCGGTGGCCTGCGTGCAACCACCGGCCTGCTGGCCTGTGTCGGCCTCCTCGCCGCCACGTCGCCGGCGCTCGCCGACGAGGGCATGTGGACGTTCGACAGGTTCCCGACCGCCAAGGTCAACGCCGCCTACGGCCTGAAACTCGACCAGAAGTGGCTGAACCGGGTGCAGGCGGCCTCGGTGCGGCTGACCTCCGGCTGCTCGGCATCGCTGGTCTCGAAGTCGGGCCTGGTGCTCACCAACCACCACTGCGTGGTCGCGTGCGTGCAGGACCTGTCCTCGGAGAAGACCGACCATGTGAAGGATGGCTTCGCCGCGGTGAACCAGGCCGAGGAGCGAAAGTGCCCCGGCATGCAGGCCGAGATCCTGACCACGATCACCGACCTCACCAAGGACGTCCAGGCCGCGACCGCCGGCAAGACCGGCCAGGACTTCGTCAGGGCCCGCGACGCGGCCATGGCGGACGCCGAGCAGGCAGGCTGCGGGTCCGACCCGCTGTTCCGCTGCCAGGTGGTCAGCCTCTATCGCGGCGGCCAGTTCAAGCTCTACAAGTTCCGCAAGTACGCCGACGTGCGCCTGGTCTTCGCGCCCGAGTTCGCCGCGGCCTTCTTCGGCGGCGACCCCGACAATTTCAACTTCCCCCGCTACAATCTCGATATCGGCTTCCTGCGGCTCTACCAGGACAACAGGCCGGTGGTGACGCCCCAGCACCTGACCTGGGCGACGCGCGCGCCGAAGGAAGGCGAGCCGACCTTCGTCTCCGGCAACCCCGGCTCCACCGAACGCCTGCTGACCGTGGCCCAGCTCGAAACCCTGCGAGACCTCGCCATCCCGGTTGGCCAGTTGCAGCGCTCCGAGATCCGCGGACGGCTGGCCCGCTTCTCGGAGGAGGGGGCTGAGCACAAGCGCATCGCCACCGACCCGCTGTTCGAGGTCGAGAACGCCTTCAAGGTGTTCTTCGGTCGGCAGTTCGTGCTGAACGACAGGGCCTTCATGGACGCCAAGCGCGCCCAGGAGGCCGAGTTGAAGTCCAAGGTCGCCGCCGACCCGGCCCTGGCGGCCGACATCGGCGACCCCTGGAGCGAGATCGCCAAGGCCCAGGAGGCTTATGCGAACAACTATTTGCGCCATCGCCAGATCGAGGGCGGGCCGATCTACTCCAACCTCTACGACTACGCCGAGACCCTGGTTCGCGCCGCCCAGGACCGGGGTAAGCCCACGGCCGAGCGCCTGGCCGAGTACGCCGACGTCCGCCTGCCGCTGATCGAGAAGCAGCTTCTGGATCACAAGCCGATCAATCCGGAGCTGGAGGAGCTCTATCTCGGCTTCTGGCTGTCCAAGACCCGGGAGTACCTGACCGCCGACGACGACGCGGTGACGGCCCTGCTCGGCAAGGAAAGCCCGGAGGGCCTGGCGGCCCGCGCCGTGAAGGGCTCCATGCTGGCCGATCCGGCCGTGCGCAAGGCCTTGTGGGATGGCGGACTGGCGGCGATCGAAGCCTCGGAGGACCCGATCATCCAGCTGGTCCTGCGCAACGATCCAGCCGCGCGCGCCGTGCGCAGGGTCTGGGAGACTGAGGTCGCCGCGCCCACCGACCGCGCCGCCGAGCGCATCGCCCGGGCCAGGTTCGCCGCCTATGGCGACGCGGTCTATCCCGACGCCACCTTCACCCTGCGGCTCTCCTACGGGAAGGTCGCGGGCTGGACGCGCCGCGGGGTCACCTTCCCGGCCACGACCAACTTCGCCGGCCTCTATGAGCGGGCCTCGGGGGCCGAGCCCTATGAATTGGCGCCGCGCTGGATCGAGGCCAGGGACAGGGTCAATCCGGACACGGTCTACAACTTCGTCACCACCAACGATGTCATCGGCGGCAATTCCGGCTCGCCGGTTGTGAGCGCCAAGGGCGAGGTGCTGGGCGCGGCCTTCGACGGCAACATCCACTCCCTAGGGGGCGCCTATGGCTATGACGGGGCCATCAACCGCACCGTGGTCGTGGCCACTTCGGCGGCTACCGAGGCCCTGTCCAAGGTCTACGGCCAGACCAACCTGGTGAAGGAACTGACCGGAAGATAG
- a CDS encoding DUF6665 family protein yields the protein MSNIRLPLGHRLSFETGADAIEAEIMAEKGASLGRAGHKVETTLADLKAFDANGGAGDRAALVKAAATAVWYYFIQREACGIRDQKPAIAHYGIPREVLMRLGAR from the coding sequence ATGTCGAACATCCGCCTTCCGCTGGGCCATCGGTTGTCGTTCGAGACCGGCGCCGACGCCATCGAAGCCGAGATCATGGCCGAGAAGGGCGCGTCCCTCGGCCGCGCCGGTCACAAGGTCGAGACCACGCTCGCCGACCTGAAGGCCTTCGACGCCAATGGCGGCGCGGGCGATCGCGCCGCCCTGGTGAAGGCCGCGGCCACGGCGGTCTGGTACTACTTCATACAGCGCGAAGCCTGCGGCATACGCGACCAGAAGCCGGCCATCGCCCACTACGGCATCCCGCGCGAGGTGTTGATGCGGCTGGGCGCGCGCTAG
- a CDS encoding MarR family winged helix-turn-helix transcriptional regulator has product MTKSATKATRTGPAARGAAGEALRLDNQLCFALYAASGLVTRAYRPLLEPLGLTYPQYLVMMALWERAPRTVKEIGQALDLDSGTLTPLLKRLETAGFVTRRRDSEDERRVQIELTGRGDALRERAAEVPAALACQLHLPLDEIVGLRATLHDLARKLR; this is encoded by the coding sequence ATGACCAAGAGCGCGACCAAGGCGACGAGAACCGGACCGGCCGCCCGCGGGGCGGCCGGCGAGGCCCTGCGCCTCGACAACCAGCTCTGCTTCGCCCTCTACGCGGCGAGCGGCCTGGTCACCCGCGCCTATCGGCCCCTGCTGGAGCCGCTGGGCCTGACCTATCCGCAGTACCTGGTGATGATGGCGCTCTGGGAACGCGCGCCGCGCACGGTGAAGGAGATCGGCCAGGCGCTGGACCTCGATTCCGGCACCCTGACCCCGCTGCTCAAGCGCCTGGAGACCGCCGGTTTCGTCACGCGTCGGCGCGATTCAGAGGACGAACGCCGGGTGCAGATCGAACTCACCGGCAGGGGCGACGCGCTGCGCGAGCGCGCCGCCGAGGTGCCGGCGGCCCTGGCCTGTCAGCTCCACCTGCCGCTGGACGAGATCGTCGGCTTGCGCGCCACCCTGCATGACCTGGCCCGCAAACTGCGCTAG
- a CDS encoding organic hydroperoxide resistance protein, translating into MSALYATQARAVGGRAGHVETPDGVLSVDLALPKEMGGRGGATNPEQLFAAGYAACFENAVRFIAGQKKIPLTGAAVTAHVELHPRAEGGFKLAVALDAETQGLDQAAAEALVDAAHQVCPYSNAIRGNVDVAITVRAE; encoded by the coding sequence ATGTCAGCCCTTTACGCCACCCAAGCCCGCGCCGTCGGCGGCCGCGCCGGTCATGTCGAAACCCCGGACGGCGTGCTCAGCGTCGATCTCGCCCTGCCGAAGGAAATGGGCGGCCGTGGCGGCGCGACCAATCCGGAGCAGTTGTTCGCGGCCGGCTACGCGGCCTGTTTCGAGAACGCGGTGCGCTTCATCGCCGGCCAGAAGAAGATCCCGCTGACGGGCGCGGCGGTCACCGCGCACGTGGAACTGCACCCCCGCGCCGAGGGCGGCTTCAAGCTGGCGGTGGCGCTGGACGCCGAGACCCAAGGCCTGGATCAGGCCGCCGCCGAAGCCCTGGTGGACGCGGCCCACCAGGTCTGTCCCTATTCCAACGCCATTCGCGGCAACGTCGATGTTGCGATAACCGTTCGGGCGGAATGA